The genomic interval ACCGAGACCGCTCGAGGAAATGATGCCGTGAGCAAAATCGCTCGTCTCATGCCCGTCCCTTTGCGCGAACTCTGGGGGCATGAGGCGTTGCGCTTCACTCGCTGGCTGGCGGAGAACCTTGATTATCTGAACGAGATCACTGGACTGACACTGACCCTCGTCGAGTGGGAAGCTAGCGTGGGAGACTTTAAGGCTGACCTTCTGGCGGAGGATGAGCAGGGAAATCTGGTCGTCGTCGAGTGCCAGTTGGAGAAGACCGACCACGATCATCTGGGCAAACTGCTGACTTACATGAGCAACATGGGCGCGGCCGTTGGCATCTGGATCACCTCCCAGCCACGGCCCGAGCATGAGAAGGCGGTCCACTGGCTCAACGAGATCCTGCCTGCTGACAAGGCCTTCTACCTGGTCCAGGTAGAAGCCTACCGCATTGAAGACTCACCGCCCGCGCCCAAATTCACCGTCATCGCCGGCCCCAGCGAACAGGCCCGCCAAGCCGGCGACGTGAGCAAGCGAATGGCCGAGAGGCACCGCTTGTACCAGCGATTTTGGCAAAGCCTCCTTGAGCGGGCCAAAGGTAGGACGCTTCTGCACGCAAACATTAAGCCAGGGATATCACACTGGCTAAGCGCGGGGGCAGGGAAAAGTGGCCTTCTCTATAACTACGTGATCCTTATGGACGCAGCGCGGGTCGAGCTTTTTATTTTCACCGGTGATGCCGAAGCCAACAAACGCTATTTCGACCGACTTTACGAACACAAGGAGGCCATTGAGCAAGCCTTCGGCGCGCCGCTCGAGTGGCTCCGCCTAGACGACAAACGGGCCTCGCGCATCGCCTATAGCATCAAAAAAGGCAGGCTGAGAGACGAGGGGACCTGGCCCGAACTGCAGGAGGCCATGATTGACGCCATGATCCGTCTCGAGAAAGCCCTTGCGCCGCATATCAGGAGCTTATAAGGAGGAAGTTATGGGTCTGGAGGGAGCAGTCGCCGTTGTCACGGGGGCGTCGCGGGGCATAGGGAAGGCTACCGCCATAGCCCTGGCGCGGGAGGGTGCCACGGTAGTGGTGACAGCCCGCTCTGCTGAGGGTGCCCCCAGCAAGCTGCCAGGCACCATCCATGAGACGGCCCGGCTCATCCAGGAGGCAGGAGGCCGGGCCCTGGCCATCCCCTGCAACGTGGCCGATGAGGGAGAGGTGGAGGCCATGGCCCGCCGTGTTCTGGAGGAGCTGGGGCGGGTGGACATCCTCATAAACAACGCCGGGGTGAGCTACCCAGCTTCCTTCCTAGAGACGCCCATAAAGCGCTGGGACCTAGTGCTGAACGTCAATCTGAGGGGCACCGTGCTGTGCACCAAGGCCTTCCTCCCCCACATGGTGGAGCGAGGAAGCGGCAAGGTTATCAACGTCTCCTCTGGGGCGGCGGCCAATCTGGAGGTGGCGGTGGGGGCCGGCCTTCTCTCTTACTCGGTGGCCAAGGCGGCCATCGAGCAGCTGACCCGTGGCCTGGCCCTGGAGGTGAAGGACAAAGGGGTAGCCGTCAACTGTCTGCGCATCGAGATGAGCGTGGTGACGGAGGGGTGGACATACCTGAACCCCGACCTGGACTATTCCACCTGGGAGAAGCCTGAGACGGTGGCCCAGGCCATGGTTTGGCTGGCCCAACAGCCCACCTCCTTCACCGGCCACGTCCTCACCGTGGGCGAGATCAAGGAACGCATGGCGGCGGGAGGCCCATGATGGCTGTCCTGGAGGAGCTGGAGAGGGCCCTGGTTGCCAAGGGGGTGCGCATCACGCCGCCGCGAAGGGCCGTTTTGGCAGCCATAGCATCGCAGGGTGAGCAGTTCACGGCCGATGACGTCCTCAAGAAGACGCCCGGAGCTGGCCGGGCCACCGTCTTTCGCACCATCCGCCTCCTGAACCGCCTGGGCCTATTGTGTCGTGTCCTTCAGGAGGACGGACGGCTGCGCTATTCGGTGGCGGGGAGCCGCCGTCATCACCACCATCTGGTGTGCCTAGGGTGCGGGCGAGTGCAGGACCTGGATGAGTGCGCCCTGGCGCCCTTAAGCAACATCATCGCCCGGCGCACCGGCTACAGTGTGGAGGGCCACTGGCTGGAGATCTATGGGCGTTGCCTGCAGTGCCAGGAGGTGAGCACTAGGAGATGAGAAGGAGCCACGCTACGGCAAGAGGATGGGCACTCATCTTTCTTTTTGTGTGCCCGCTAATGATACTAGGTATCACCAGTTGCCGTTCGGGCGGCGATGCTGAGGTGACGGCGGTGGCCACCACCCCTATCATCGCCGACCTAGCACGGGCCGTGGCTGGGGAGAGGGTGGCTGTGATATCGCTCATCCCAGCCGGGGCCGACCCCCACACTTTCGAGATGGGGCCCTCGGTTGTGCGGCAGGTGGCCCAGGCTCGCCTTATACTGGCCAACGGCCTAGGCTTGGAAGGGCAGCTCCTGCAGGCCGTCATGGCCAACAAGAGGCCCGACGCCCTTCTGGTGCTGCTGGGGGAGAGGCTGGCCCCCAACGCCACCGACCCCCATCTGTGGCTGGACCCTACCATGGCTTCTGGGTATGTGAGGGAGATGGCGAGGGCCCTAGCGGAGGTGGACCCGGAAGGCGCTTCCTTCTACCAACAGAGGGAGCAGGCCTTCCAGGAGAGACTTCAGGCGCTGGACCGGTTCCTTTGGGAGCAGGTGGCAGCCGTGCCCCTTGAGAACCGGGAGCTGGTGGCCACCCATGCTGCCTTCCATTGGCTGGCTCAGCGGTATGGGCTGAGGGAGGTGGGCTATTTGGTGACTGGGCCTGAGGAGGAGCCGGGGGCGGGGGCTTTGGCTACCCTGCGGGAGCGCATATTGGCCCAGGGGGTGCCAGCCGTCTTCGTGGAGCCCCAGCTGGAGGCCGAGGACAGGGCCCTGGCCTCGTTAGCCTCCGACCTGGGCCTGCCCGTGTGCACCCTCTACTCGGACGCCTTCACCAAAGAGGTGTCTTCCTACCTGGCGATGATGGAGTTCAACGGCCGGGAGCTGCGCCGCTGCCTAGGAGGAGGGAGATGAGCACTGTCCCTGCCCTGCTGGTGGAGGACCTGTGGGCCGGCTACGATGGCCATACCGCCCTGGAGGGGGTCTCCTTCGTTATTGAGGAGGGTTGTATGGCTGGCCTGGTGGGCCCCAATGGCTCGGGCAAGTCCACCCTCCTGCGGGCCATCCTGGGGCTCCACCGTCCCTGGCGGGGGCGGGTGCTGGTCTTTGGGGGCCCCCCTGATAGGCGGCAGATGGGCTACATGCCCCAGGTGGAGGTGGCCGATTGGGCCATGCCCATCACTGCTCTGGACGTGGCCCTCATGGGCCGCTATGGCCGCCTGGGCCTCCTGCGACGCCCCGGCCGCCGTGACCGTGAGAAGGCCATGGAGGCCCTGGATCGGGTGGGCATGGCCCATAAGGCCCGTTGCCGCCTCCAGGAGCTATCGGGCGGGGAGCAGAGGCGGGTCCTTATCGCCAGGGCCCTGGCCCAGGAGGCCCGCCTCCTACTCCTAGACGAGCCCTTCGCTGGCTTGGATGCCCCTGCCCAGCATGAGCTTTTGCACCTCTTCCAGGGCCTAAGAGGTGAGGGGCGCACCCTTCTGGTGGCCACCCACGACCTGAGCTGCGTGGCCACCCACTTCGACCATGCCGTCTTCCTCAATCGGCGGGTGGTGGCCTTCGGGCCCATCGGTGAGGTCCTCAACGAGGACGTATTGCAGAAGACGTTCCAGCGTCACCTCCTCCTGGTGCGGGAAGGGGGCATATATGCTGAGCATAGCTGATGCCTTGACCGAGCCTTGGCGGCTAGAGTTCATGCAGCGGGCCCTGGTGGCCACTGCCCTGGCCAGCGCCACGGCGGCGGTGGTGGGATGCTACGTGGTATTGCGGGGCATGGCCTTCCTAGGGGATGCCCTTCCTCACGCTACCTTCAGCGGTGTGGCCGCTGCTTTCCTCTTGGGGGGCAACGTCTACCTAGGAGGGGCGGTGGCTGCTGTCCTGGCCTCCCTCCTCATGGGGCTTTTGGGGCGGCGCGGCCTCCTCAAGCACGATACGGCTGTAGGGGTGGTGTTGGCCATGGCCTTCGCTTTGGGCCTCTTGTTGGCCAGCCGCCGCGCCAATTACGCCGTCAACCTCTCGTCCTTCATCTTCGGCAGCCCTTTGGCCGTCGGTTGGGGGGATATCTGGGCTGTGGCGGCCATCGGCGGCGGGGTCCTGGCCTTGGTGGCCCTTTTCTGGAAGGAGCTGTTGGTGACCACCTATGACCCGGCCATGGCCGCTGCCCTGGGGATACCGGTAGCCCTGGTGGAGCAGGGGCTCATGCTGGCGGTGGCCCTTTGCGCAGTGGTGGCCCTGAAGGCCGTGGGCATCGTCCTAGTGATGGCCCTGCTGGTGGTACCGGCAGCCACCACACAGCTGTTGGCCAGGAGCCTTCCGGCCATGATGGCCATGGCGGTGGGGGTGGGGCTTTTGTCCTCCCTGGTGGGCCTCTACCTGGCCTACTACGCCGACGTCTCCCCTAGCGCCTCCGTGGTGCTTACTGCGGCTGCCATCTTCTTCCTGACGCTCCTGGCGCGGCGGGGGCCTCGCCTCCTCATCAGGAGGGCTCCATAAAGTGGGCAATGGGCTGCACCTCTAGGGCCTCTACCGCTATCTCCGGGGCATAGACGATCTCATCGGCGGCCCACACGATGGTAGGGCGGGCCTCGCGTCCCACACCCAGGATCCCCTGCAGGACGCGGTGGATGTTATCGTTGATGCGTAGGGTGTTGGGGCGTATGGGCTCGGCCAGCTGGCCACCCCTGATGACGAAGGAGTCGCCCACCACGGTGGCCGTGAAGTCGCCCGCCCGCAGACCATTGACGGGATACGTATACCAGATGCGACCGATGTACAGGCCGTCACCCACCACGCGCAGGAGATCTTGGTGGCTCATGTCCCCCGGGATGATGATGTTGGTGGCGTGGATCCCCGGCTGGGAGTCGTAGTGGCGGCCACCACCACGGGCGAAGCGGAAGCCGTTGCGGGGCGTCAGGGCGTGACGCCATTCGTGAGGGTCCACTCCCAGCTTCTCCCGTGCCCGAGGGTCCCTCAGGATACGCTGGGATTCGTAGTAGTTGGAGAGTAGCCCCACTAGCACCCCGTCGCGGATAAGCTCCGTTCGGCCAGTGGGGAGGCCTTCACAAGTGATGCCTTTGGAGGCAGCCAGGCCAGGGGCGGCCCCGTCATCGATGATGGTTAGCTTGGTGGAGGCCACCTGTTGGCCTAGCCGGCCCAGGAAGGGGGAGGCAGCGGCATAAAAGGTGCCGAGGGATAGGCCAGGGATGATGAGGTTCTCCAGGAGGTCCATGAAGGCCTGGCGACCTAGCACCACCCGATAGCTTCCCCCGGGCACCCGCACTCCCCCCATGCCGCGGATGGCGTTCTCCGCCGCCTCCCGGCCCGCCTCGCCTGTGAACTGGCCCAGGTGGGTGACAGCATCGTAGCCGGAGCCCTTGCTCCCTTCCCCCTCTACCATGGCCGTGATGAAGGAGAGGATGAGGGTCGATTCATCTGTCTGCACCTGGGGCATGTGGGTGGAGCATATGGCCATCCGCTCCTGAAGGACGGTGACGTCCCCTCCCAGGATAAGGGCCAGCTCTTGGGGGTCCCTGTGGATGATGGGCTCAGCAGCCTGAAAGGCGCGCAGGCCTTGGCGCACCACTCGCCAGCCCAGGTCCACCAGCTCGGCCTCGCCCAGGTCCATGATCCGGGGGTCGTGGTAGCTCCATAGGCGCCGCGGCTCTCCTGTGGGCCGGGGTAAAGTTGTGAACTCGGGGTCGACTACCGCCCCGCGGCGGGCCTTCTCCAAGGCCAACCGCACCCCCTCTAGGGACAAATCGCCAGGCTCCGACCCGAAGCCCACTAGCCTCTCCTCCCCTCCCTGTCGGCGCAGGACTACCCGTAGGCCGATGCCGAAGTTCTCCAGGGACTTGGGTTCCTCGACGCCGTTGCTAGGGATATGGGAGGTATAGTTGAGGCGGCAATGGAGGATGCCATTGCAGGAGATGAATACCTCCGCCTCCTCCACGTCCTCCTGGGTCCCGAGGAACTCCAGGGCCTTCCTAGCCGCCTCCTCCAGCTCCCTTAGGGAGAGCATCTCCCTAGCCTCCCGTGGTCTGGTGGAGGGCCTGCAGGGCCGCTTCGTAGTTGGGCTCCTGGGTCACCTCCGGCACAATCTCCTTATAGCGGATGACCCCATCCTTGTCGATGATCCAGACGGAGCGCGCCAGGAGCTTCAGCTCCTTGATGAGCACCCCGTACTTGAGGCCGAAGTCGTGGTCCTGGTAATCGCTCCAGACCCGGATGTTTTGGACCCCCGTGGCGCCGCACCACCGCCGCAGGGCGAAGGGGAGGTCGACGGTGATGTTGGCGATGACCACCTCGCCAGGGGCCTGGGCTGCCAGCTCGTTGAACTTCTTCCCCTGGGTATCGCACACCGGCGTATCCAGGGAGAGGGATACGGTGAGGAGGACTGTCTTGCCAGCGAAGTCCGAGAGCTTCACCGGCTTCAGGTCCAAGTTCACCACCCGGAAGTCGGGGGCCGGCTGTCCCACCTGCAGGTCAGGCCCCAGGAGGGTGAGGGGGTTGCCCCGGAAGGTCACTACGCCTGGTCGCTCCTCTATTTGGCTCATGGCCCGCCCTCCTTTCCTTTACTAGGTTTCTCTCTCGTCATGTCCTTTCCAGTTATTGGCGGCCGCTGAGGCGGGCCCGCGAGCGCAAGGTGGGCCCGCCGTTGCTCATGCGCTTGGTCTGCATGGGCTGCCCCTTGCCGCAGTTGGGGATGGCGAAGAGGCGGAAGTCGTTGCCCACAGCGTCCACGTTTATGAAGAAGTCACGGGTGTCGGCCACCAACCCGCCATCGCGGTAGAGTTGGCCCAGCCGGCCGTCCCTGATCTCGTAGACCTTCATGGCGGTGATGCGGAAGTTCTCCCGGGACTCGGCCACCGAGGGGATGCGGTGGCCCACCACGTAGTAGCCGCGGTCCACCTCCCGGATGATGTCCTGGGGGTCGCGATCGCCAGGGGCGAAGGCGGTGTTGGACATGCGGATGAGGGGCACCAGGTGGGCATCGGTGGCCTTGTAATGGCCGTTGGGGGTGGCCCCTATGATGGCTGCCGTCTGGCGGGAGTTGAGGAACTCCTCGTATATGCCGTGGCGGATGTGATAGGCGCGGCGGGCAGGCGTCCCCTCGTCG from Dehalococcoidia bacterium carries:
- a CDS encoding DUF4268 domain-containing protein, with amino-acid sequence MSKIARLMPVPLRELWGHEALRFTRWLAENLDYLNEITGLTLTLVEWEASVGDFKADLLAEDEQGNLVVVECQLEKTDHDHLGKLLTYMSNMGAAVGIWITSQPRPEHEKAVHWLNEILPADKAFYLVQVEAYRIEDSPPAPKFTVIAGPSEQARQAGDVSKRMAERHRLYQRFWQSLLERAKGRTLLHANIKPGISHWLSAGAGKSGLLYNYVILMDAARVELFIFTGDAEANKRYFDRLYEHKEAIEQAFGAPLEWLRLDDKRASRIAYSIKKGRLRDEGTWPELQEAMIDAMIRLEKALAPHIRSL
- a CDS encoding SDR family NAD(P)-dependent oxidoreductase, yielding MGLEGAVAVVTGASRGIGKATAIALAREGATVVVTARSAEGAPSKLPGTIHETARLIQEAGGRALAIPCNVADEGEVEAMARRVLEELGRVDILINNAGVSYPASFLETPIKRWDLVLNVNLRGTVLCTKAFLPHMVERGSGKVINVSSGAAANLEVAVGAGLLSYSVAKAAIEQLTRGLALEVKDKGVAVNCLRIEMSVVTEGWTYLNPDLDYSTWEKPETVAQAMVWLAQQPTSFTGHVLTVGEIKERMAAGGP
- a CDS encoding Fur family transcriptional regulator, with protein sequence MAVLEELERALVAKGVRITPPRRAVLAAIASQGEQFTADDVLKKTPGAGRATVFRTIRLLNRLGLLCRVLQEDGRLRYSVAGSRRHHHHLVCLGCGRVQDLDECALAPLSNIIARRTGYSVEGHWLEIYGRCLQCQEVSTRR
- a CDS encoding metal ABC transporter substrate-binding protein, whose amino-acid sequence is MILGITSCRSGGDAEVTAVATTPIIADLARAVAGERVAVISLIPAGADPHTFEMGPSVVRQVAQARLILANGLGLEGQLLQAVMANKRPDALLVLLGERLAPNATDPHLWLDPTMASGYVREMARALAEVDPEGASFYQQREQAFQERLQALDRFLWEQVAAVPLENRELVATHAAFHWLAQRYGLREVGYLVTGPEEEPGAGALATLRERILAQGVPAVFVEPQLEAEDRALASLASDLGLPVCTLYSDAFTKEVSSYLAMMEFNGRELRRCLGGGR
- a CDS encoding ABC transporter ATP-binding protein; translated protein: MSTVPALLVEDLWAGYDGHTALEGVSFVIEEGCMAGLVGPNGSGKSTLLRAILGLHRPWRGRVLVFGGPPDRRQMGYMPQVEVADWAMPITALDVALMGRYGRLGLLRRPGRRDREKAMEALDRVGMAHKARCRLQELSGGEQRRVLIARALAQEARLLLLDEPFAGLDAPAQHELLHLFQGLRGEGRTLLVATHDLSCVATHFDHAVFLNRRVVAFGPIGEVLNEDVLQKTFQRHLLLVREGGIYAEHS
- a CDS encoding metal ABC transporter permease, translated to MLSIADALTEPWRLEFMQRALVATALASATAAVVGCYVVLRGMAFLGDALPHATFSGVAAAFLLGGNVYLGGAVAAVLASLLMGLLGRRGLLKHDTAVGVVLAMAFALGLLLASRRANYAVNLSSFIFGSPLAVGWGDIWAVAAIGGGVLALVALFWKELLVTTYDPAMAAALGIPVALVEQGLMLAVALCAVVALKAVGIVLVMALLVVPAATTQLLARSLPAMMAMAVGVGLLSSLVGLYLAYYADVSPSASVVLTAAAIFFLTLLARRGPRLLIRRAP
- a CDS encoding TldD/PmbA family protein, with translation MLSLRELEEAARKALEFLGTQEDVEEAEVFISCNGILHCRLNYTSHIPSNGVEEPKSLENFGIGLRVVLRRQGGEERLVGFGSEPGDLSLEGVRLALEKARRGAVVDPEFTTLPRPTGEPRRLWSYHDPRIMDLGEAELVDLGWRVVRQGLRAFQAAEPIIHRDPQELALILGGDVTVLQERMAICSTHMPQVQTDESTLILSFITAMVEGEGSKGSGYDAVTHLGQFTGEAGREAAENAIRGMGGVRVPGGSYRVVLGRQAFMDLLENLIIPGLSLGTFYAAASPFLGRLGQQVASTKLTIIDDGAAPGLAASKGITCEGLPTGRTELIRDGVLVGLLSNYYESQRILRDPRAREKLGVDPHEWRHALTPRNGFRFARGGGRHYDSQPGIHATNIIIPGDMSHQDLLRVVGDGLYIGRIWYTYPVNGLRAGDFTATVVGDSFVIRGGQLAEPIRPNTLRINDNIHRVLQGILGVGREARPTIVWAADEIVYAPEIAVEALEVQPIAHFMEPS
- the tpx gene encoding thiol peroxidase, with protein sequence MSQIEERPGVVTFRGNPLTLLGPDLQVGQPAPDFRVVNLDLKPVKLSDFAGKTVLLTVSLSLDTPVCDTQGKKFNELAAQAPGEVVIANITVDLPFALRRWCGATGVQNIRVWSDYQDHDFGLKYGVLIKELKLLARSVWIIDKDGVIRYKEIVPEVTQEPNYEAALQALHQTTGG